caagaacatgtttgcaagactatgacaagttatcttatgaaactattttataagttatttcatgaaaccatgtttacaagattattgcatgaaaccatgtttacaagttatttcgtgaaatcatgatttcaagacaagtacaagttaattcacgaaagtcatgggcttcttagccaactacgttattctcatgttcgggagttgtattaataccgagaaggctcaagatagcctgaaactacgtatgccaacgtaggataaggatcgctccgcccagataggacgattccttcatattttccccattgagggatttggatccatttatgtcagattcatgtctcgtgccccggcaaggtacgagatagcttagctgatcgggcagagatcagactccacgtttctccccgtggtggttcatgtcggtattacagtttatgtcatgttcatgtctcgtgccccgacaaggtacgagatggcttagctgatcgggcggagatcagactccacgtttctccccgtggtggttcatgtcattattacagatcattacagattattacagattatctcatgtttacagtactcatgtttatgttcagttccagtactcagtttcagtttcaatttcatgcttatgtactcatgctcatgttcatgtccaggttttcagtttcagttcttatcatgttattcatgtcctatgttatttctttcagttgctttacataccagtacattcaatgtgctgacgtccccttttattgcccgggggcctgcatttcacgatgcaggtactgatatacaggacgacacatctactcagtaggacaacattcgtatcagcttattggtgagccccatctcattcggggtttagacattgtatttctttatttagttttgcatctaaaggtatgctgggggccttgtcccagtaagtatgttttccagttagactcatgatagaggtttcatagactagacaagtcagttatgttatgtcagacattcagagtcgtctagccatttttggctcattcatgttatttccgcactcatgtttaaacaagtatttttattaagtattatgactcatcacgttttataaaggctcatcatgcattcacgttatatttccgctcatgtatgcctcatgatagttcagcaagccatgtggttcgctcggtcacatgcagtcaggcaccgagtgccgtgttacgtccaggccatggttcggggcgtgacatgttCGTAATCTATGAAGAATCCATATATCttattccatgggttcatgcatgctagtttatgattattatgctattttcaagaaaatactatacatgttttacaatttcgtgcaagcaagctataatttatgatatccgtgtacaagcaagttatattcatgaaaaccatgggcagcaagtgccacttattttacatgttcatgattttgggagtttctttaattaccgaggaaggcTTCAGCTAGCTTGAAAGTACGTAgtcaccgtaggatgaggatcgctccacccatgtcccggacgatctctcataatgactggatcctttcatattttattaaatctcatgttccctggcaaggactgagtgttctgctggcgtgACGCatgcaccagaccatggatcggttataagttattgctctccctacttatgatatttttaccatgttatatatatgtatgtattcatgttcataaccaggtttcagtttcactttcagttcttatcattattattttatgtcccatgttatttcattcagttgctttacataccagtacattcaaagtgctgacgtcccctttctattgcccgggggcatgcatttcacgatgcaggtactgatttacacgACAACGTATCTACTCAGTAGGACAGCACTCGTAtcaacttattggtgagccccatctcattcggggtttagtcaactctttgttttataattagttatgcatctaaggtatgctgggtgCCTTGTCCCAGCAAGCATGTTTTCCgttcagactcatgatagaggtttcatagactagacaagtcagttatgttatgtcagactttcggagtcgtatagccatttttggctcattcttgttatttccgcactcatgtttaaacaagcatttttattaagtattatgacttattacattttataaaggttcatcatgcattAACGTTATATtctgctcatgttatgcctcatgatgattcagcaagccatgtggttcgctcggtcacatgcagtaaggcaccgagtgccgtgtttcgcccaagccatggttcggggcgtgacactgaAATCCGAAATTTTGAACTTCAGCTTCAAGCTCGCTCAATGGCTGATAACAAGTTGACTCTAAACTAATTTGGATGTGAATGAACCAAAGTATAAGAATTTCATTTGTCTTTTTCGTTAGAATCTTAGCTTGTTATTGACCTTCCTTTGATTCTTTCATGGATTAGCTACGGTAGTTTGACTCATAACTAATTTTGATTTTTGCCATATATACTGCTCATACCCCTTCAAAATCACATGGGAGAAAAAACAAATTCTCCGTGGACTATGTGAGCAAATTAATTTAGTAAATGATTTTACAATAATTCACAACATTGATTAGAAAAGTAGTATATCTCAGTTTATATTTAAACCATTCAAAAACAACTTATCATCTTCTTTTCTGGCCAAATGAACTCATTGCAATTATCTCTCTTATCCAATTTGTTAAAAAAATCCTAAATAACATATTCCTGACAAATCTCTAGAGAAAAGAATATTCTTGAGAAAGATCAATCGATCGATATGAACAGACTAATTAATTTGGACCCTTTGGAATTAAAGTTTATGCACGTAGTAAGTTGAGCAGTGGGATAACTTTTAATTATCTTAgcttatcttaaaaaaaaaaaaaaaaaaacatttatttaCATGGATCAAGAGGTGTCAAATTTATTAGAAAATTTTAGATTTTTTACTTTGAAAAATCAATCCAATCTATCTATACAAGTACGAAAACTCTCAGGAATTAGGCATATTGGCAGCAATTAATACAAATCAAACCCAGACATAAAGATTTGGGTATCGATTCGTGGATGGAATTGGATATTTCGGGATTTAAAATCTATGGGCTATGGGAAAACTGATTTTGCAATAAAATTCAAGATTTGACCTCGGAGGCTTGGGGTTGACTTTTTTACTTACTTAGTTATGTGTTGATGGGTGTCAATAGCCTCATATGCTTATGTAGAATCATATTTGAACGGATTGGAATAGCTCGGAGGCGTTGAGGAAGGGTAAGTCTGTTTTGTGAGCTCTGTACTTCGAAGTTCGAACTAAGGCAAGTTGAGAGTTTCTAGACTCCAATTGAAGGATATTTTTGTGAATTAATCATTAATAAGGGGTAACGGTAAAGGGGTTCCTGCACTCGTGAGGTGACAAATGCTTGTGTGGGTACCAGTGCCATGTTATGGGTACTCAGTCGGTCATTTAATGATGTGTGTGACTGATTGATGTTATCAGTGTAGTGGAATCTTCTTTAAAAGTCGTCTCttctccaaaatcttgaatcctgGCCATGTGCTTGTGTTCTCACAAGGTCTAATTCACTCCCAGTTTAATGTGATACACAAAAAAGCTACTTTTCTCGCTTCTCTCAACAGTCAAAATTCTGGAGTTGTCACGATTCTTAGTTCAATGTTTGCTTCAAATCCACTTATCAGGGGTGACGTTCTTGTCAAAGGCTTCCACCTTAATAAGAAATAGATTTGCATAACTTCAAAAGAAATCCTCTTGGGCTATATATGTcatgaaaaatatgattttgtgTTTTCTAAAAGTTGTTTGCAATGTGTTGCTCACCAGCGTCTTATGAGAGCGTTGGAATAATACTTTTCTCTAATATTAAGTCACTTCATGTATGTTTTCTCGATTTGccttcaaaagttctttattccTTACGATCCATATTGTCCACCAAGTAACCTGAGAAATTTTCCCAATTTTTTAGTGCTTTCTTGTTGAAGCCATCGCCTCATTCCAGAATGGAGTGAGATGGCAAACATCTTCAGGTTTCACTTCTCAAAGGGGACGTGAGAGAGTTGCGGTTCTTTGTTTCTGGACATTATATTGAGTGAAGCAGGCCTCCACACTGGCCAAGAGAAACAGGATACCTTCAAGGGTGCTTAATTTTACCAAATTTTCCTCCAAGGCCAAAAGTTATTGTTGCACGATATCAGTACTTTGTAGCAAGACTTAATATGGAAAAAAAGGCCATTAGGGTGCTTGTTTAAGTCTTCCTTAAACAGATCCACAACAGTAGTAGTAACTAGTTGCAACAGGCAGTATGTTCTTTGAGATAGACAAGTCCCATGGGATTAGCTATCCCACCTTCTATATGAGATAGCTAATCCCATCATTTAGTACAAATGGTGGGATAAATAATTCCAGGACTAATTAATACCCATAACCAAACGCGGGATAAAATAACCCGGCATTTTATCCTGCAATCGTTATCCTCATCCTGGATACCAAACGAACCCTAAAGGTTTCTAAATTGTCCTATCCATTGCCAAGCATCTTCTCAAAATTCTGATCTTTCTACCACTATCAACCAGAAAACCAACAATTGCCTCAAATTTACAACAATATGATTGTATACACTTCAATACTCCACTGTCATGAGGAGCATTTGACTTTGGTGTACCAAGGAATCTCTAGTGTGAACTTATCAACTACAATTCTCCTCCAAAGTGCATTTTCCTCTTTGTTACACTTGCAGTGCTATTTCATGACGTTCAATGTAATACTTTTCTTAGTACAGGATGTGGTAATCTAACAATCTAGCCATTGACGGCTTTAGCATCTCTTCAAGTTTGTTTATGCACAACAAGTTTGAATGACTTAACTCCAAATCCAACAATTGTTAATACTATCTGATTTCATAAGCCACAAGAAGTAATAATCTTAAATATAAAGGCACATGCTAAAAAGATATTGTAATAGTCTATCATCCAAGATATAGAATAAACTAAAAAGTTGCACCAATGACCCAGACCCTCCATCTAAAAAGTCAAAACTGATCAATCACCATGACCATACATGACCCTTTAGATCATTAAATATCAATAAAGAATGTGGGCTAGAGGTCCTGCATCTTAGCTATTGGTGCAAAAATGGCCTTTAACATTGCTCACAATTGTAAAGAGAATCTAAGCTAAGCCATAAAGACAGTATCATTTCACTTTTTATTGATGCTGTGATTCCACAAAATTAACATCTAGAGAAAAAACACCAGCTAACCATTTCAAGAACCAAGAAATGAGAAAAGGAAAATGTAAATTCGAAACAAGGGGTTTCATTGATTGATAATACAAGAAAAACTAACAACATCTAAACAGTAGTTCCAACTAAATTCCATTTAAATATCCCAGATGGACAATCAACGCATTCTAACAGCAGAATTACATACATAgaacatccaaaaaaaaaaaaataagacagcAATTAAATCTAAGCCTTCTTAGGAGATTTGCCAGCTTTGGATGGAGATTTAGGCTCCTTCCCAGCCTTTTCACCACCAGTCTTCTTAGGCAACAAAACAGGGTTAATGTTAGGAAGAACACCACCATGTGCAATTGTCACACCAGCAAGTAGCTTCCCTAACTCTTCATCATTCCTCACAGCCAAAAGCAAATGCCTTGGAATAATTCTGTTCTTCTTGTTGTCACGTGCAGCATTTCCAGCCAACTCCAACACCTATAATGACCAAACAAATCACCAACTTATAAGCTCAAGATTTGAAAGAAaaccaatataattttcaccatgtAGAAGCAAAAATATACTGATCAATCACAACTCTATTTTTCCTCacaatttttcactttatttgcaaataagcatttggccatgaaatttgAAGTTgcatttggaatttggaaaacatctttaaaaaaaaaaaaaaaaaaaaaaaaactatttcacCTTTGCCCATACAAACAAccaattttattattattattattattattattgcaaaaactataacaaaACACAATAAATTGAAGaatatttggtttctatggccaaacgcctactaagaaaAAACTAGGCTAAACCAGGTAATTCAGGAAAACCTGGGCTACACCAGGTAACTAAGACAAATCTAAGCCAGACCAGATAATTAAGCAAAAACTGGGCTAAACCGGGTAAATATTCTTTTCCCAAATCGACATAGAAGTCCTATTCTATAAGCAGgctattttcattttcattttaaaaaagggacaaaaaaaaaaaacatcaaggAAACCCTAGATCCTAATTGAACCCCAAAAATTACCAAGCATAATAAAACGGTAACAAATTAAAAGTTTTACCTCAGCAGCCAAATATTCAAGAACAGCAGCCAAATAAACCGGGGCACCAGTGCCAACACGTTGAGCATATCGCCCTTTTTTCAAGTAACGCCCAATTCTACCAACCGGAAACTGTAAACCGGCTCTAACAGACCGGGTTACCGGCTTCTTCTTTGGACCACCACCTCTTCTTCCAGCTGCACCTTTCTTCACTTTTCCTGTAGACTCCATTTtgaatataacaacaacaacaacaatctaaGGTTTAGACAAAAACGGTTGAGTGAAAGAAATGATGATGTATGGATTGGAATCTCAAGGATGGTTTTTATAGAGATGTTTGGGTTGTCATTTGGTTACTCGGATGGATGTTGATGGCCGTTGGATTGGTATTTAATCTACGGTGGAAATTGCATGGGGAGCTATCCGTGTCGTTTTAAATGGACCAATAGGAAGTGGACCGTGATTTTGAATTTTGTGACATGTGAAATTATTTACGGGGAAAACGCCCTTCTCCCGCCTGAATAAAATTCATTATTCTTAAATTCTTCTTTTACCCACATATTTTTCAAATGTTTAAAGCAAAAAACAAATTTAGATTCCAAATTTCAAGTTTCACTAAGTAGGCGTTTCGACATGCAATTTCATCTCGTGAAATAaaatctcaaatcatccaaaaaggcatgatttgggatttcaaatcatgatttcaaaaaatataaatgtaaaatttgactcatacatttatattttgtaaaacaaaagactcataagttggtagatatatttaccaatcatttgtattaaatattaatctaTAAATTggtaccaatcatgtttaccatgtgcgaggattatattaaatagtagttacattactattaatgttaaattttcctttttatcgaactaaagtttgatcaattgatgttgtattttttagaaaggccttctagtagcgtattaattttattatgcaCTATAATTTACTCATTTCgtaagattatataagaattggaaaaattttgatggttttcacaacttgtgagtttttatgtttataaaaaaaactgcaacttaagaaatccaaattgcatatccaaacatgatttcatctcatgagatgaaatcatgtccaaacggctcctaacaaaagttcaaactttttttttgaaataaaattcatGTCCAAACATAATATTCCCTATTTACCAATTTGTATGATGCCCTTTCCTTTTTGGTTTGttccaaaaaagaatgatatatttctatattttgaaataatttaatttaaaactaCCTCTTTTAccctttatgaaatgatttacagtcatacaaatattcatgatttgttttaGAGCACAAGTTTCAAAcgtcttttctttcttaaacttcatgccaagtcaaattatatcacataaattgtgacGGAGGGAGTATTGATTTTTCAAAGTTTATATTTAACTCGGCTATGTTATGTTGAAGGGAAGCTTTGGAGCAATGGTCAAATTGTCTCCGTATTACCTAAAAGGTCACAACCTAATGGGTTTGAGTCATGGAATCAATCAATGATGTTTGTGTTAGCGTAGACGCCTACGTCAAACCTCCTTGAGATGTGGATCTTTCCTATATTTTGTATGACACGAGATGCTATGTGCACCGAACTACTTTTGTCTTCTATTTATAAAAAGCTTTGCTTAGTtgtattttttgaaaatataacATCTGTTTTTCTAAATCTGGGACAAGCTTATGAAGTGAAATAAGTGATGCACAGACTAATTTTAACTATACGCATCAAGGAAAGAGAATTCACAATTATATTCATCGGACTAATTTGGACTTCTCAAGGGAGCAAGAGGAAGAaaagtaaaaagggaaaattgTAATCCCATGCTTGTATCAGACTAATAAATGCAAGATTAATTTATGGGTTGTTTTATACAAATTTTATCTGTTAACAATGGGGGTTCAGTTAgataaaaatttaagaaaatttcaaacATTAGAATAGAACATTTTAAATTTTAGTAAAGTTTCATGacccagaaaaaaaaaagtaaaaaacaaACTGAATGTTATAACAAACAAAGATAATCATGTCTTGGTCCCACACAAGTTAGGATCGGCATAACTCATGAAAATGAATGTTAAATCATAACTCataaacattatttttttttaatattagtcaAAAAGTTTTCAATTTTTTATATCATATCTTAGAGTTACATTAGTTACACTTGGAGCAAAATCTTATTAAAGCTAGACGAACATTCCTTTGTTTAGAATTTTCATTATACAAAgaattttaattgtttgattttgaaatttaagaaataagatATTTTTTTAGAATTTTTATATTATAAGTTATTTAATATATGTCTTAAATTAGAATATACTAGATGTTTGAGCACGGGCCCAATAGGCCTAATATGAGCTAACGATAAACATAATATTAGTATGATAACATTGTCGTTCTAAGAAGTATGTACAAGAAATTATTTGGTTTCATTTCATCTCAAAGTTTTTGTTCCGTTGAAATCTTTACATTCTACTAATCCTAACCAAAACTTTAGTAGTATAATTTGATAAAGTAACATAACTTattatacgcattaccacctgatcagcttcTGCActttgatgatgatatatggatcgagctgtgcgttcctcggcattaatatattatatatggatcaggccgtacgttcctcggcactagtatatgggatatggatcgggttgaacgttcctcaacactatgacttatatttatgtatatgagcatgattattattgagagcatgcatattatgcgcccacagaggcattg
The sequence above is a segment of the Lycium barbarum isolate Lr01 chromosome 6, ASM1917538v2, whole genome shotgun sequence genome. Coding sequences within it:
- the LOC132643527 gene encoding histone H2A, which translates into the protein MESTGKVKKGAAGRRGGGPKKKPVTRSVRAGLQFPVGRIGRYLKKGRYAQRVGTGAPVYLAAVLEYLAAEVLELAGNAARDNKKNRIIPRHLLLAVRNDEELGKLLAGVTIAHGGVLPNINPVLLPKKTGGEKAGKEPKSPSKAGKSPKKA